TTGGACTTCCACAGCCAGAGCTCATCTTTCAAAAATGAAGCCAATACATTTTCAGAAAGACAATGGGTAAGAAAATTCAGTGCCAAGCAACGTACCTGGCAATGGACACTAATGGAAGTGCTTCAGACCAGAGAACCGGTTGCCAAATAGAAGTTCCAATCTACACATAaaatgaagaactctgggagggaggaaaaggcaaCTTGTGAGCAATGAAAGTGAACGGAGTGCTGATTAGTGGCCAAGTCTCAAACTGAGGACCATTTAAAAGAAAGGAGCAAACCAAGGGGACGTGCTACCTGACTGTGttcatatgaaattctaaaagcaCACAATAGTCTCTAGTGACAGGAAGACCTGTGGCTCCTtgtggagggaagaagagggcgCATGTGGGGTACAGACTATAGAGACTGGTGGATATGCTTAGTACATTGAATGCTGGGAGGGGAAGTGTCAAGGCcatacactgtcacacacacacatactcacaaatagAATAAACTTTAAAGAGCTAAAATTAGCTGATGTTAGAGTAATGAAGTGGAAATACCGTGAATCTGTACTGAACTCAAAGATTGGtactgtttggtttttaatgttttgcggggttgggtgtttgtttgttcgtttgattgtttgtttgtttgccttgtgTTACCAGTATTTTGTTCTGTCTCTCTATGGGATCTGTCCATACAGGAGCTTGCATGCAAAAGGGTTAATGCTGTAGAGGGTCTTTGTGTCTAGTTCTCTTCACTCTGCATGCCGCTGAGGAGCATTCAATGCCTCAACACATACCAGAACTATGTTCCACACTATTATGCAGTGATGTTCCACTGTAGACTATATCACATGGGTGTATCCACTTAACAGTTGAAGGGCTTTTAGTTTGCACTTCATTTTATCACTATCTTTAAATTTACTAACAAaaagtatatacatttatagGGTACAAACTCGATTTTTTTGAAAATTGCCTTTGagttatgtgtatgcatataagtgtgtctgtgagtgcGTATGTTGTAAGTTAGTACAGATGCTGGAGAAGGCTaggagaggccatcagatctcctgagatacaggcagttgtgagcttcctaagagggatgctgggaactgaactcatgtcttctgTGAGAGCATTACATGGTCTTAActgccatctctctaggcctcGACTTAAATGTTTGATACACCCATATTGTGGAATGCTCACTGGTCATATACACCCATATTgtggaatggtgtgtgtgtgtgtgttaacatttGAATATTTGTGTTACCTCCCATGTTAGGTATAAAATCTGAATTGTGATATAATAAACTGAGGTTAAAAGCAGACCATCAAATCACTTTATCATAAAGGGTTAATCAATGACTGAAAAAGACTATTACTCTCGAAAAGCATGCACCACTAATATCTTGTGCATATGtctttatgtttataaataaaaatcagttaTTCCATACATATTATTAAGtttgtttctcatttaaaaatacccTTTGTacatttatgataaaatattatgcTATACTATATGAAATCTATGTATAGAACTTATGAATGATTAATAGGCAAATGCTAGTCATATATGCTCAAAACTTTGGTTATGGAGTCCAAACTTTAAGACAATAAATTGAAAACAGATGTCTAATGGGACTAAAACtgacgttttgttttgttttgttttgttttgttttgttttgttttgttttgttttgttttgttttgttttNNNNNNNNNNNNNNNNNNNNNNNNNNgctatgatgatgatgatgatgatgatgatgatggttttagagacagggtttctctgtgtagccctggctgtcctggaactcactctgtagaccaggctggcctcgaactcagaaatcctcctgcctctgcctcctgagtactggaattaaactTTGTGCCGTATCTGTTAGTAGATATGAGTGAGGCACTGAAGGGCATGTGAACTCACACAGCTCAGCGGAGGACAGGAGAGGGTGGTGACAAAGTTTGTTTCCTGTGTATGTACATTTCTCCTACAGCTCTCACACTTCATGGGGTACAGAATTCTCCTGCATGGGGTATTTGTACAGGGCACAGAGCCACAGGATCAGGACATGGTGGGTGAAGGTCCAGTTTCCGTTTCAGAATCTAGGTCACCTGAACCTGTCTTGTTCACTTcgtgtttgtacatgtgtaccTGCATACCCACGCATGCATGGCTGCATGCCAGTGTGCATGGGAGGTCTAAAAGACaattctcccccctcctctctctcactgtctccgTCTCTGtttctgtcgtgtgtgtgtgtgtgtgtgtgtgtgtgtgtgtgtgtgtgtgtgtgtacatacatatgcctGTGTGCCGTGGTGTGAGTGTggaatcagaagacaactttctggagctgttttttttccttctagaacaAGCACTgaagggatccagctcaagtgttcagacttggtggcaagtgccttttccATCCCCCACCCTAATCGTAATCTTGTTGGCTCTGTGAGTCACTAGCTATGTGTCTTTGAAGAACTCACCATCTTTTTTCCCTGTCTTAGTTTCTCTCTATATAAAACAGGGGCAGCAAGAGTGCATTTCTTAACTTTCTGGTTAAGAAGGGATGAACTAATATATGCATAACCTTATGTTTATGGTTTAATGCTGGGGTAGTATTTACTCCAGGTCAGCAATTGAGCTGtggatacacagacacacacacagacacagacacacacacagacacacacacacacaatctgatgAGTATACTTGGATATGTTAGTATTTCTATGTAATATAATACTGAATGTGCTTATATTTAATAACCCTATTAAGAGCATTCAATGATTTAAGTTGTTCACATGTATTATTTTttatggcttgttttgttttttaagtgtgtgtgtgtgtgtgtgtgtgtgtgtgtgaatgcaggtgccccTATGGAGGTTAGAGGTGTCTCACCCTGACTGGAGTTATGGTCATTATAAGCCACCCAACATGGATGCTGCGAAGGAAACTCCAGTCATTTGCAAGGGAATATActtactcctaaccactgagtcctGTCTCCAGCACCTTATCTTGATccttttttggaaaaaaagaaagtaacataGCAGCATGCATAGCATACTGCATAGCCTGTGTTCTTTATTCTCACTTTTCAGATTAGAAAGCTGGGGTCCAGAAAGGCTCGGTGACTCCTAGCCAACAGAAGCTATACAGCTAGCTGGTGATGACAGAGAGCCTGGCTTTTAAAGTCACTACCTGCCATCTCCTTCTTGCTTTAACGTTATTTAACAATATTCTTACACTTTAGGATATCCTAATCTGTGTGGTGATTAATGTTTTGTCAGAGATTTGTACATCCGTGGAGTGTCACGGCAAGCTGATGATGGGAGAGAGGTGGTCACTACACACACCTTCAAGAATAGAAGCCATCAAAATGGAAGGCTGGGCATCTGTGAGTGGAAGTGGTTCATTACCAGGTTCCTGGGAACCTCTGTGCACAGGAAGTTATCCTCTGTAAACTTGGTGCATGTAGTGTGTCAAGGTCAGACATGGAGGGGTTGAAGATGTAAGGTATAGACCTTTCCTGAAAATGCTCCAGCCTCGTGGGAGAGACAGATATGGAAACCAAGAACCATCGTGTACAATATATAGTCTCTAAGGGGGATAGGGGAAGAGGAGCCATCTGTGCCTGGGATGTCTTAGAAATGGCAAatagggagggggatgggagctTTCCCACCAGAGAGAATGTACCTGTGTGGAAACCCATGTTGTGTCTAGAATGGCGTGTCTAAACATAATTGTGTGTGGATCTGGAATGTTTCTACACAGCTTTAGTCATGTATTAATTTATGAATATGCAGGTTGTCGATGGCCTGGCTATAAAAGCGAATTGGTCTGGACTCACATGCACCATTGCAGAATCAGGCCAGCCATGGTTCGAACATCCTCTTCCCCATCCAACTCCCAACACTAGGGTGACCAGGGACACGGGCCATTCCTATCCTAGCAGCTGTGTTTTCTAGAGCTCAGGTGACAAAAGCCACCACAGTTTCCAGTCCATCTGCCCAAGCATCTAATTTAGCCAGACAGCTTGTGTGAGCTCTAGATGGGGAAGGAGACATGAGTATCTGAGGGTGCGCATCTGTGTGTACATCTCTGTTGTGTGTTAGTGCTTAGTGTTGGCTGCTGCTAGCCAGGCTGGGAaaccttcctctctcccacataGTCACTCCTGGCTCCCACTGGCCCTGCAGGGAAGGGGTTTCTCTGCTTGCCCATCTCTATGCTTGGGGATACCTGGGTTGAGCAGAGGTGAGGCTGAGCAGCACTGGTACCatattcccttctctccctctaccctgtCTATTCTGGCCCATTACCCTCCTGGAGCTGATGTGAACAAAGGCAAACCGTATACATCACAGCCATGAGGAACCCAGAGGGCTGCTCTCTAGGTGGGTAGCTCTACAGCCCTCCCCTGAGGACAATACCTCTTTATAGGACAAAGGTGATTATGAAGAGAAAGTGAAGGTTCTCCTCTCCACAAAAACTCACCTAGGAACAGGGAGACAGGAGGTTGGCTATTATTGTCTCATTTCCTCTAAGCTTAATCAATAtttaggtgtggtggtacatgcctttaatcccaacacatgagaagcagaaacaagcatatctctatgagtttgaggtcagcctggtctccatggTGAGggtcaggccagccagggctacatagtgagaccttgtcgaaaataccaaaaagaaagaaagacaggaaggaagaaaagaaggaagatagacagaaagaagacagaattagTGGTAGCACTGGCAATGTGTAAATAATGgcaaataatatataattgatAGTGACTAACAGTAAATTTCCCTTATTTTTGTAAAACACATAAATTTGGGACTGGGGGTCATCTAAGGCAAAGGCATTGCATGCTAGAATacttaatatttacattttagcaCAATTACATTGCCACCCAGCTAAATATATCCACTCACATGTTAGGCTGGACAAGAATAAAGTACTATCTTTGCACATACTGTGTGCCATATTCTACAGCTAATAATGAACATGAGTAAGtgggtaaagaaaaagaaaaccaaacataacTCAAAAAGTAGAATTATCTAGTGGTCTCTAACTACTTGGATTCTGTTCCTAATTCCACCAATGATTTAAGCTAATGTGTCAAACGTCCTTTAAAATATCATCTATTAATAAGCTGGCCTCATAGTAGAACCTTTCTCCAAAACATCCATATGCTTAAATAATCATGATTAAAGCATCCTCTAAAAGACACTTCACTTTACATAAATGTTAGCATTGCCTGTCTGGATCGTTCACCTTAATGACAGTGTCATAGACAGAATATGCTTTCATGTGCCGAGCACAACTATTTTTCTAactattgatttaaaaaaaaatgctagctcACAAAATGCCAGAGGAATTTTCCATGTTCATATAGTGTCTACTTGCACTTAAATATTGCATCAATAATCTGAAAACAAGGAACCGCCTGTGTGGCCAGACGATGTAGATGCTATGGCTTCTATCACGGGCTGCTTTCAACTGCTATATTTTATGGCACAGATTCAGTGGGAATCTGATCTGCTAAAATATTTGGGCTGTGAAAACTCCCACACTGTGACAGATGTCAAGTCCAATTAAGTGACTCGTGTCCAGGTTTCTGTCCAATAGGATTTCCCATTAAATATCAATTTAGGGGGGAAAAATTCCATCCCCCTTCTTAAGCCTTTATCTCTTCCACCATCTCCAGGCTAAATCAATTGGTACCAGAAGAGCCAAGAAGCCACACAGGCAGCTGCCTCTCCGCTCTGGCTCTCCCAagctcccctttctctgcttccctgtcaCTGTTACTCCAGAAGACATCCACTTCTCTCCAATCTCTCTCCAGCATCTCCAAGCTACTGACTATATACATTTTACTACAAGGTaaagaggggagggagtggggtaggggagggggtgtAACCAAACCTTGAAAGACTTTGAAACTGCAAAATTGGTGTCTGCTTATACAACATAGAAGTAGATGAGGGACAAGACAGAGGCAACCTTAAGCCCTAGTTACTGTATTGTTGTTCCTGGGAACTGGGGAGACACTGGCTGAACAAAGCATtatcttgaagaagaagaaaaaaaaatcacttctgagCCCCTTCCATCCCTGACCGCACTTCCCAGTTTCGCCCCAGCCCGAttaagggaagggaaggagtccTCAAGGAATGGAATTTTATCTTAACCATCTTTCTTATTGATTATTCTGCTATTAGAAAGTGTAGGAATCGTCCCTTTGATGTGATTGTTTttatctctgcatctcttttgTTATTTATAGAGCCCTTTGAGTGGAGAAGCGCGAGGTTTCAACACTTATAAAGATCAACAACGAATTTTCCTGAAATGTTTaagaacaattaaaaacaaacaaacgggcGTTTTCAATCCATCAACTAAGTGAACAACCCTACACCCGCTAAGACACCGCCGCTCATTGTGGTGGTCGGCGAGATGACAGCTGCTTTTTCATCTGCGAATGTAATAAATATtggctgcttttaatatttgcCAGAATCTCTCCTCCTTGTTTCCTGGAATTTTAACTCTAAAAGATTGACGAAAAGATTATCGACAGGGCTCTTGCAAGGTAAGACATCTTCACgtctctttttctttagattAAGTTGAGTCATATTGTATTTTATAGATGTATTCCTCACACATGGTCATAGACTTAAATGCCCACGAGAAATACCATTTATGATTATTTAAATATCTGGAGGATTTAAACGCGTGTGGGAGACAGCCCGGGAACTTTTTGTCCGATCTGTAACTATGTCGTGGTTTGCTGTGATTTTTCTCCCTGTGTATTTCTACCCCTTCACGCCAACTGCGTAGGTGTGAGTAGTTATAAACGTAGAGAAAAgtccgggggggggggcatcatgCGGTTCGTTTGGTTCATTTATTGTTATTCTGAGGATCCGTTTTCCTTGCACGGAAAGCTGTTTCTGAGCTCAGGTCTCTCCTGGGCAAATCCGAGGCCAGGAGCCGAACCTACATCCCCTggcttttgtttctctggagtgaGGCTCTTACTCAGGAGCCTTGCCTGTGAGGGGCAAGGCGGGGTACAGAAGTCATAGCCCAGTCGTCCCTCCTGGTGGCCGAGGCCCAAAAGCTCAGCTCGGGCAGGTTTCTATCCCCATCTGCCCACCCGGATCACCCGCAAGCCCAGCGAAGACGCGAAGGCCCTCGAGCTGCCGGCCCGAGGTGGCTTTTCCAGGAGGGCATCGTCTGGGGAAAGCCCGGCGCAGACACGGGGCCGCTGCCAGGCCTCCCTGGGCCGCCGGTGTGTTGGCGGGGCTCAGGTCCCCTAAGATCACGAACTTCACCCGCACAAATACAGCTTGCGCCCGGGGCGTCCCGCACCGGTGCCTCGGAGTCCATCCCTCTCTggccctccccagccccttcGCCCTTGGCCCGGCCGCCTGCGTTTTCCCGGGAGGTGGTCGGCAGACTGCCGGGCATTGTGTGATCCACGTCCCTAGGTCCCCAATGTGTGTGGCAGTCTGCGTGACAGATGGTGCTCCGGGAGAGTATGAGGGCCGAGGagtcaattttcttttgaaaggaCCGAACACATGTGTTCggtcatttctttattatttcggAGAAACGCGGGGAGGGGACGGCAAGAAAGCCTTCCCGGCCTAGGTTCCAGGATGGGGTTCGCCCGCACCCTAGCGCAGACCAGACCCTCAGGCGCTGGGAGTCTCCAGCTGCCTTGCCCTAGGCCCTCGGATAGGAAACACACTCTGCATCTCCATTAAAACCCAGATGCATCCATCCTTTGGGCATCAATCCTTCGGGATCTTTCCTgtgtctgggaaggggaaggAGCAAGGGAGACGGGAGAAAACAGCTGATGTCTGGCCAGAGGAGACACAAGATGTCAGCCGGCCCCAGAGGTCCGCGGTTCTTCAGTCCCAGCGCCACTGGCCGCTCCACCGGCAGGTTTCTGTGTGGGTTCGGAATGCGCTTTGATACCTGCTCCTTGCCTCCCCACTTGCGTGGGCCTGAAATGAGGAGAGAACCAGTGTCCCCAGGTCCCCTTCTAGGAGTCCAGGCTTGCTAGGCCCTCGCCCACCACTACTCCTTGCAAATCAAGAACCAGATTTCTTTTATTAACTGACTTTCTGACTCCCCATCAGCCTCCAAAATGATGCTGAGTCCGGACCAAGCCGCCGACTCAGATCACCCCAGCTCGACTCACTCGGACCCGGAGTCTCTGGGCGGCGCAGACACCAAGGTTCTGGGCAGCGTGTCCGACCTAGAGCCGGTGGAGGAGGCGGACGGCGACGGCAAGGGCGGCAGCCGGGCCGCGCTCTACCCGCACCCGCAGCAGCTGAGCCGCGAAGAAAAGCGCCGTCGCCGGCGCGCCACGGCCAAGTACCGTTCGGCCCACGCCACCCGCGAGCGCATCCGAGTGGAGGCTTTCAACCTGGCCTTCGCCGAGCTCCGCAAACTACTACCCACGCTGCCCCCGGACAAGAAGCTCTCCAAGATCGAGATCCTGCGCTTGGCCATCTGCTACATCTCCTATCTCAACCACGTCCTGGACGTGTAGGGAGGGGGACGCCGCGGGAGGCCGCCGGTCCGGAAGACTGCCAAAGGCGACTCATCCGGACTGCCAGGCTAGAGGTTTGCCCAGAGACACCTGAACGCAGCCTGTTCTTTCTAGTCATCAAGGCAACAGGAGAAGATTTCCCAGCCTGGGAGGTGGGGTTGGGTAGAAAGACCTGGGGCTTGCAAAGGTATTTTCCTGGCCAGAAAATCCTTCTGGAGGTACCTAGAATGAGATGCCCTGGGGCCTCCCCTCGGTGTGTTAGGATCCCCCGAGGGGGTGGGTTGGTTTAAGCTACTGGAGGCTTTTCGGTTCCCTGTATTTCTATCCTACACACCTTTACGTTCTGAAAGAATGAGGACAGCTTAGCCCAGGCTGATGGCTTCAAACTATGACTATCTGGGATTTTTCTAACTGACAAATCACCAAgccttggggagaaaaaaaaaagatgaaaatcttTTCCATACCTAGATTAAGACACAGAAAGGTATACCAGCAAACTTTTTGTTACCATGGCAAATGAAAAAATACATTCTAATCTAAATAAAATCCTGAATATTTGGTGAGgttaaaaaatacattcagaacagacagacatgcactGTGGCAGGATTTGAGCTTGGTGAGACTTTAACCCCAAGATAGGACACTAAAGTAGATAGAAAAATCCATATTTAAATGGAAAATGTAACATCTGATTGCTTTTTCGGGCAAAATGCCCCTTTAAATATCCAAAAACACCCCGTCTATTTGTGACCTTAACATGTGGACTCATAGATGCAGTTAGAAAAAGAcaacctatttttatttatgttagaAGGAGTAGagtatttttttcaagacatttatttttcagagtGGTGATAATTTTACTTTGGATACTCTGTGCCAATTTATTTATAGTCAAGTGTTTACACTCCCTCCCAACCCCCGTGAAATAATTGCGTCTAACTCTTTATGTGTTTGTTGAGATTATCTTGTggtcttgcctttttttttttcctgattatatTGCACTTGTACAAGAGAGTCCCTGCTTCCCCCTGTTTCTaagcatattttatatatcaagaaGTTGGTTCTTTGGTTGTGAGATCAGCAACACTAGCCCTTCACTATTATAGTTTTATAAAAAGTTAAGTGTTGTTATTCTTACTGGTAGTTTTGTCTGAAAAGTACTTTACAAACTGTTTCTAAGGAGAgtagcttctctgtgtgtgtgtgtgtgtgacgttTGTGCGTGGGATGATTTTaggaaattacattattttcctaaAAAAGAAACGAAAAAAGAATTCAGAACTACTTTCCTCCGtgacaaccaaaaagaaaagtcTATGACCTAGAAATGTTTCATGTTCTCAGCTGTGAAACTCTTAAAGTAAGAGGTGTATTTTagagacaaggaagaaagaagaagaagaaaaaaaccacatctGCTATCCAAAGATTTTAGtctttttcagggtttttttgtgtctCTGTTGCTTTATATAATGCAATATTTTGTAGTGAAAATAGATATAACCTGGTTTCTACCTGACGAGTTTTTCATATCTCATGACTGGTGCGCTGTTTTGCATATAAATAAAGGTATCAGATTAAAGCTCTCCTCTTTATTTTAAGCATCTGTCTAGAAATCAAACATCCTGGCCAGGCGTGAAATGTCATAAGGGACTCAATTCTTTACAAAGGAGTTAGTAAAGCAAAAACACGAACAAAGcagaacatatacacatataaagttTGGATGCAGCCCAGCCTGGGATGGTATAGATCAGGTCTCGTCCATGAGGAAAAGCAGGGAGATGTGTCCATAAGAGCAGTACAGAGATCATAAGATGTCTGTTCTGTCCTAAAAGGAACTTTGTAACTGTCTAACCCAAGCTCTTGGGAAAACTCGGGGCTAAGGACACGTCTGCATCCAGTGGTGGGGAAGATCAGGGAGTGGTCCCCTACATCCATAAACCCAGCACCTGAGAGTTGGAGATGGGAGAACCAGTGGCTTAAGGTCATCCATCCTCAGCTATGCAGtgaaattgaggccagcctgggctacgtgagaccctgcCCAAAAGAAAAAGGCAGTGAGCAGACCCTTTTTGACAGCTTTGCCTCTGGGCACTTAAGCACAAGGCATGTGTCACTGAAACATCTAATTGGTACCCATGCTTAGCACCATGACACACTTGCCTTAAAACAACTTTTTATCGGGAACACTCATCTGCACAAACCTGGGTCTGGCATTCTGTATAAGTAGAACCCATGAATAACTTGTAACTGTATTCCTGTATGTACATGCGCATCTAGACTATTGTGAACTATACCACACCAAATCTCCAGCTTCCATATTAAAAAGTGACTATATGGATTGTCAATTTATGTCCACACAGTCTGTGGCTCATAGtgcttttggttttcttccaGGTTTCTTGTAGTAAGCTTCACCAAAACTTAGCAAGCAAGGCTTTGGTTTCTTCTATCTGGAGGTGTGGGGTTTGAAGTCCCTCCTGCCCAGGGTATGCAAAAGAACATCTCCCTTTTACTCCTCATGGGACAAGGTCTTGGCCACAGCAGCAGTGGCTGTTCAGTCTATGGGCTTCGAAGACACCTGTGATCTGTGACACTATTGTAGCTGTGGGTGGCTCTAGGGAACAGGAGGACGTGACAGCTctcagccttcacagaaccaatcTGGTAAATACTCTTGTGCTAAAGAAACTCCTAACCTCTGGAAAGCTCCCACAGACCTTGTCTTGCACTGAGTTGAAATCTAACCGACCAACACGGCTCTCCCTTTTACACCTGAGAGGGATCCATTCACTGACTTCCAGGGACCAAGTATGTCCTTGTGCTTGAAGTAGGACAAGGGGCAAGATCCCCAGGTACACAACCCTCAGGGTCCTAGAGGAGGATCTTTACAAAGCTGTTTCAAATCCTCCAGGGAGAGACTAAAGTGTTGTGACTCTCCCTAGAGCAGAGAGTAACTGGCTTATCCCTTGAAGGTAGCAAGGATCCAGCACCATGAGGGTTGGGCAGACTGAGAGAAGAGGCTCTGAATAATAATGGTGAGATAACTCACTCTCACAGGGACCATTTGCTGAGGACATACTGTGTGCCAGGAAATGTCCTAGATCCTAAAACGTGAGATCGAATTAGACATTGTGGAGCAGGACACTGACAACAAACCGGCTGAACCATTCATTTTGAATGACTTTAAATGCCTCGAAGAACTGTGCATTTAACAAAGAATGGGGAAAGANNNNNNNNNNNGGGGGGGGGGTCG
This region of Mus caroli chromosome 3, CAROLI_EIJ_v1.1, whole genome shotgun sequence genomic DNA includes:
- the Nhlh2 gene encoding helix-loop-helix protein 2, which encodes MMLSPDQAADSDHPSSTHSDPESLGGADTKVLGSVSDLEPVEEADGDGKGGSRAALYPHPQQLSREEKRRRRRATAKYRSAHATRERIRVEAFNLAFAELRKLLPTLPPDKKLSKIEILRLAICYISYLNHVLDV